From a region of the Agrobacterium larrymoorei genome:
- a CDS encoding type II toxin-antitoxin system VapB family antitoxin produces MPLYIKDPEVDRLTEELIGLTKTSKVDAVKNALIREIANRKAKLPIRDRLAKSLAMAREAGPFAPGDHKRETDEMWGEE; encoded by the coding sequence ATGCCGCTCTATATCAAAGACCCCGAAGTAGACCGCCTCACCGAGGAACTGATTGGCCTTACGAAAACGAGCAAGGTCGATGCGGTCAAGAATGCGCTCATACGAGAGATTGCCAATCGAAAGGCGAAGCTGCCGATCCGTGACCGACTGGCAAAATCGCTCGCAATGGCGCGAGAAGCTGGTCCCTTTGCCCCCGGCGATCACAAGCGCGAGACTGATGAAATGTGGGGCGAGGAATAA
- a CDS encoding type II toxin-antitoxin system VapC family toxin, whose amino-acid sequence MLLIDASVIVAILSEEDDATFLIDRLDQDGGPFYVSPVVRVEATLSLTLRLAEATGKDKPATPDMMDAARRMVDQFAADLDCKDAMISADVGNKALDAALQFGKIMNHPAKLNMGDCFAYACAKAYRTKIAYKGDDFVHTDIGWQHH is encoded by the coding sequence ATGCTTCTTATTGATGCCTCGGTGATCGTCGCCATTCTTTCGGAAGAAGATGACGCGACCTTTCTGATTGACCGCTTGGACCAGGATGGAGGACCGTTCTATGTCTCGCCAGTCGTGCGCGTCGAAGCAACGCTTTCGTTGACCCTCCGACTGGCCGAGGCCACCGGCAAGGATAAGCCTGCCACGCCGGACATGATGGACGCCGCCCGTCGCATGGTCGATCAATTTGCCGCTGATCTGGATTGCAAAGACGCTATGATTTCCGCAGACGTTGGCAATAAGGCGCTTGATGCTGCCTTACAGTTCGGGAAGATCATGAACCATCCAGCAAAGCTCAACATGGGCGATTGTTTCGCCTACGCTTGCGCAAAAGCATATAGGACGAAGATTGCCTATAAAGGCGACGATTTCGTGCATACCGATATCGGGTGGCAACATCATTGA
- a CDS encoding SecDF P1 head subdomain-containing protein — translation MRHLITAAVTANLVAFPVLAQVVELGVAEARPIFDETSQQVSVFVRLDREGAQAFAKFTRDHLQKPINILIDGKVSATPMIREPIVGGSFPISGLTSAKVADALSARLVSGQSVLTVAPAN, via the coding sequence ATGCGCCATTTGATCACCGCCGCCGTCACCGCCAACCTTGTTGCGTTCCCAGTTCTCGCACAAGTTGTTGAACTCGGAGTGGCGGAGGCTCGGCCCATATTTGATGAGACCAGCCAGCAAGTCAGCGTTTTTGTCCGGTTGGACCGCGAGGGGGCGCAGGCTTTCGCTAAGTTCACGCGTGATCACTTGCAGAAGCCGATCAACATTTTGATCGATGGCAAGGTGAGCGCCACGCCCATGATCCGGGAGCCGATCGTCGGCGGCTCGTTCCCCATAAGTGGGCTTACGAGTGCAAAAGTCGCCGACGCTCTATCTGCTCGGTTGGTAAGCGGGCAGTCGGTCCTCACGGTCGCTCCAGCGAATTAG
- a CDS encoding GSU2403 family nucleotidyltransferase fold protein, producing the protein MKSIDLIYQTMLAELGQRSLDAAWTADFPPEGRFTPVNVKGRKYWYFDIPDGHGGTKRRYVGPADDLDIAQRVAEHKRDKDDLRARRRMVNTLTREGGMIAPDAISGDIVEALADGGLFRLRGVLIGTVAFQCYSGLLGVRLPMAAILTGDADIAQDYAISREVEDSLPPIVELLQSVDASFRPVPHRSGAASSSAFQNADGYRVEFLTSNRGSDDYIDQPAKMPALGGASADPLRFLDFLIRDPVRTMLLHRSGVSVVVPDPCRYAIHKLIVASRRHTDGQGLVKREKDVRQAALLFRAVQQTRRSSDLALVYNEAWERGPAWQEGIRKGVGMLPLQDAEQFKTVLIDGAKKNREEIELPFPDWASGQM; encoded by the coding sequence ATGAAATCCATTGATCTCATATATCAGACAATGCTTGCCGAGTTAGGTCAACGTTCGTTGGATGCTGCCTGGACAGCCGACTTTCCCCCCGAAGGTAGGTTTACTCCTGTGAACGTAAAGGGTCGCAAATACTGGTATTTCGATATACCCGATGGGCATGGTGGGACGAAACGTCGTTATGTTGGTCCTGCTGACGACCTTGATATAGCGCAGCGTGTGGCTGAACATAAAAGGGATAAAGACGATTTACGAGCCCGCAGGCGCATGGTCAACACGCTGACTCGCGAAGGTGGAATGATCGCTCCTGATGCCATTTCGGGCGACATCGTTGAGGCGCTCGCCGATGGCGGCCTTTTCCGGCTCCGGGGTGTTCTCATTGGCACTGTAGCTTTTCAGTGTTATTCAGGATTGCTCGGCGTCCGTCTTCCGATGGCTGCGATCCTCACCGGCGATGCTGATATTGCTCAGGACTATGCCATCAGTCGCGAGGTTGAAGACAGCTTGCCTCCGATTGTTGAGTTACTTCAAAGCGTCGACGCTAGCTTTCGACCCGTTCCTCATCGATCTGGAGCCGCCTCCTCGTCAGCTTTTCAAAATGCCGATGGCTACCGAGTTGAATTTCTGACATCAAATCGTGGTTCTGACGACTATATTGATCAACCAGCTAAGATGCCAGCTCTCGGTGGTGCGAGCGCAGATCCCTTACGTTTTCTTGACTTTCTCATTCGAGACCCCGTCAGGACAATGCTGCTGCACCGGAGCGGCGTCTCAGTCGTCGTTCCTGACCCATGCCGTTACGCCATTCACAAGCTCATAGTTGCCAGCCGCCGCCACACTGATGGCCAAGGGCTGGTCAAGCGAGAGAAAGACGTTCGCCAAGCTGCACTACTTTTCAGGGCCGTGCAGCAGACGAGGCGGTCTTCCGACCTTGCACTCGTTTACAACGAAGCGTGGGAGCGCGGACCAGCGTGGCAGGAAGGTATTCGAAAAGGGGTAGGGATGCTCCCCTTACAAGATGCAGAGCAGTTTAAAACCGTTCTCATCGACGGTGCAAAGAAAAATCGCGAGGAAATAGAGCTTCCATTTCCAGATTGGGCTTCAGGTCAGATGTAA
- a CDS encoding MbcA/ParS/Xre antitoxin family protein, with protein MALAQYADNGWFAPNKIAEVLHTTSEDIARSAGLGKDAVQRKERIKSDKTQRRLREMIEVVNKVEPRFGSALMAYAWYRSEPLSGFSGHTAMQLVRNGRADDVLDYIDAIDAGVHA; from the coding sequence ATGGCTCTGGCACAATATGCGGATAATGGCTGGTTTGCGCCCAACAAAATCGCTGAAGTTCTTCATACCACAAGTGAGGACATCGCGCGGAGTGCTGGCCTGGGCAAAGACGCCGTCCAGCGCAAAGAGCGGATCAAATCCGACAAGACCCAAAGGCGCCTTCGTGAAATGATCGAAGTCGTCAACAAGGTTGAGCCCCGCTTCGGATCTGCGCTCATGGCCTATGCCTGGTATCGCTCAGAACCGCTTTCAGGCTTTTCCGGCCATACCGCAATGCAACTCGTCCGGAACGGCCGGGCTGACGACGTCCTCGACTATATCGATGCCATCGATGCTGGCGTCCATGCCTGA
- a CDS encoding RES family NAD+ phosphorylase: MHYKGKLYRALNPLYAREPLSGRGAELYGGRFNPKGMPALYTSLTIMTALKEANQAGNLQPATLVSYDADFAPLFDTRDESLLEKHQITPQALSNTTWRDEMKVRGEAPTQQLARDLKNEGFHGLIVRSFAPGTTDADLNIVLWTWGTSNPHRLSLIDDEQRLSK, from the coding sequence ATGCACTACAAAGGCAAGCTCTACCGAGCGCTTAATCCACTCTATGCTCGCGAGCCGCTTTCTGGACGAGGCGCAGAACTTTATGGCGGCCGATTCAATCCAAAAGGTATGCCAGCACTTTACACGTCACTGACAATCATGACGGCGCTCAAAGAGGCAAACCAGGCGGGGAACCTGCAACCAGCCACGCTCGTATCCTATGACGCGGACTTTGCGCCATTGTTTGATACGCGTGATGAGAGCCTTCTCGAAAAACATCAGATCACACCTCAAGCGCTCAGCAACACGACCTGGCGAGACGAGATGAAGGTGCGAGGCGAAGCGCCCACGCAGCAGCTTGCCCGAGACCTGAAAAACGAGGGTTTTCACGGTCTGATCGTCAGAAGCTTCGCTCCCGGCACGACCGACGCCGATCTCAATATCGTGCTGTGGACATGGGGAACATCGAACCCACATCGTCTGTCGTTGATTGACGACGAGCAAAGATTATCGAAATAG
- a CDS encoding PAAR domain-containing protein, whose translation MSSPVVLKGHMHVCPKVDPGPKPHIGGPVISTQQTFVTVDGVPIATVGDSLLCSGVPTTSDKITSGSSVGSIQGKKIARLGDTCAHGGTLVEGVSWITFE comes from the coding sequence ATGTCCAGTCCTGTCGTTCTCAAAGGCCATATGCACGTCTGCCCGAAGGTTGACCCCGGCCCAAAACCACACATAGGGGGTCCAGTTATCTCGACACAACAAACGTTTGTCACAGTCGATGGCGTACCCATAGCTACCGTTGGCGATAGCCTGCTGTGCAGCGGCGTGCCAACCACTTCGGACAAAATTACAAGCGGCTCTTCGGTCGGTAGCATTCAGGGGAAGAAGATTGCCCGGTTGGGTGATACATGCGCTCATGGGGGCACACTTGTTGAGGGGGTTTCTTGGATTACGTTCGAATAA
- a CDS encoding DUF2515 family protein, which translates to MASEDNAHPSASEMKNAEAGAENGAAPGNVSETCETCIAADCKKKIEEIEKETKRITDIRDPIERNKAITAAYGKLATQDPNNRWIKLASVVSAQGGCAMKLTRSLDPDVITGIDPKYDFMNPTGLDPWYNMYQALGDANNSIFGDIYPKAAYRARHGYEDMKKCYAAEGKTVPDGLKKSFEALEKGDLKGASDRMAEYEQREVVQPVYERYRGTFSMMEKGSAVKKFFTGTNFYDIPVSTTCGDPNVVPFEGSISNRDHRVGYYKALMERLSSQQGWTW; encoded by the coding sequence ATGGCGTCTGAAGATAATGCTCATCCCTCTGCAAGCGAAATGAAGAATGCGGAAGCGGGTGCTGAGAATGGTGCAGCACCGGGCAATGTCTCGGAGACTTGTGAGACCTGCATCGCGGCAGATTGCAAAAAGAAGATAGAAGAGATCGAAAAGGAAACAAAGCGGATCACGGACATCAGAGACCCTATCGAAAGAAACAAAGCAATTACTGCTGCCTATGGAAAGTTGGCGACCCAAGACCCTAATAATCGTTGGATCAAGCTAGCTTCTGTTGTTTCTGCTCAAGGCGGATGTGCGATGAAGCTAACTCGAAGTCTTGACCCGGACGTGATCACTGGCATTGATCCCAAGTATGATTTTATGAATCCGACTGGTCTCGACCCCTGGTACAACATGTATCAAGCGCTAGGGGACGCAAACAACAGTATTTTTGGAGATATATATCCAAAGGCGGCTTATAGGGCTCGGCACGGTTATGAAGATATGAAGAAATGCTACGCGGCGGAAGGAAAGACAGTTCCCGACGGACTGAAAAAGTCTTTCGAAGCCCTAGAGAAAGGGGATCTTAAAGGTGCATCAGACCGCATGGCTGAATACGAGCAGCGAGAGGTCGTGCAACCCGTATATGAGCGTTACCGAGGAACTTTTTCAATGATGGAGAAGGGCAGTGCTGTGAAGAAATTCTTTACAGGAACCAACTTCTACGACATCCCCGTCTCAACGACTTGTGGCGACCCGAATGTAGTACCATTTGAAGGCTCGATCTCAAACCGTGATCATCGAGTTGGGTATTATAAAGCCCTAATGGAGCGGCTTTCATCACAGCAGGGCTGGACTTGGTAA
- a CDS encoding DUF4123 domain-containing protein codes for MTDNRQLKAVLLQANRNIFAVLDGAQFDDLPMALFDRNFIHRSLYLDRGTGPADQLRTAPQLVWLNRTSDQKDDVRDVESQIDERVLDKIFDLLADRPAAVFWLCHAGADVLYRHLRSINKVLYPRPAYIGRDIDIPESGFEIVTFRHADANVMAQISSALDWNGLSRLLGPAEAFLFTPEEDWSPKPMRVQRHDEMPFAHNGPLRIGRIELRNMARVRFEWLTRRTINYLGEYAPAHIQRVSEARLKMDVETWLREAQTSGVTGESAFRKWCYLQMLHDGRLVQSQFAVDFKARRDTAVSADERVHQMMRYMIERAEAA; via the coding sequence ATGACAGACAACAGACAGCTGAAAGCCGTGCTACTCCAAGCCAATCGCAATATTTTTGCCGTCCTTGATGGTGCGCAATTCGACGACCTGCCCATGGCTCTGTTCGATAGAAATTTCATTCATCGTTCGCTCTATCTTGACAGGGGGACTGGCCCAGCCGATCAGCTTAGAACCGCTCCGCAGCTTGTGTGGCTCAATCGAACCTCGGATCAAAAAGACGACGTTCGTGATGTTGAGAGCCAGATCGATGAACGTGTCCTCGATAAGATTTTTGATCTTCTGGCCGACCGCCCGGCGGCCGTCTTCTGGCTATGTCATGCGGGCGCCGATGTCCTCTACCGGCATCTTCGCAGTATCAACAAGGTTCTGTATCCCAGGCCAGCCTATATAGGCCGTGATATCGACATTCCAGAGAGCGGCTTCGAGATCGTTACGTTTCGACATGCTGACGCGAATGTAATGGCGCAGATTTCCTCTGCGCTCGACTGGAATGGGCTTTCACGTTTGCTTGGCCCAGCCGAGGCGTTCTTGTTTACGCCTGAGGAGGATTGGAGCCCCAAGCCAATGCGGGTACAGAGGCATGATGAAATGCCATTTGCTCACAATGGACCCTTGAGGATTGGTCGCATCGAGCTACGCAATATGGCGCGTGTCCGCTTCGAGTGGCTGACCCGGCGCACGATCAATTACCTCGGCGAATACGCCCCGGCGCATATTCAGCGCGTTTCCGAGGCAAGGTTGAAAATGGATGTAGAGACTTGGCTCCGCGAGGCACAGACGTCAGGAGTGACAGGGGAGTCAGCATTCAGAAAGTGGTGTTACCTGCAGATGCTCCATGATGGTCGATTAGTGCAAAGCCAGTTTGCAGTAGATTTCAAGGCGCGGCGCGATACGGCAGTGTCCGCAGATGAGCGCGTCCATCAAATGATGAGATATATGATCGAACGAGCAGAGGCAGCGTAG